In one window of Ovis aries strain OAR_USU_Benz2616 breed Rambouillet chromosome 3, ARS-UI_Ramb_v3.0, whole genome shotgun sequence DNA:
- the LOXL3 gene encoding lysyl oxidase homolog 3 isoform X10 — translation MHLTTTAINFFLLFSDQSPSLKPNPKPEWAGGQLRARKDFERILSLFELQSPLILSFQRLLAQRQQHSFGLHGVACVGTEAHLSLCSLEFYRANDTARCPGGAPAVVSCVPSPLYAASSGQKKQQSKPQGEVRVRLKGGAHPGEGRVEVLKAGTWGTVCDRKWDVQAASVVCRELGFGSAREALSGARMGQGMGAIHLSEVRCSGQELSLWKCPHKNITAEDCSHSQDAGVRCNLPYTGVETKIRLSGGRSRHEGRVEVQIGGPGSFHWGLICGDDWGTLEAMVACRQLGLGYANHGLQETWYWDSGNVTEVVMSGVRCTGTELSLDQCAHHGTHVTCRRTGSRFTAGVICSETASDLLLHSALVQETAYIEDRPLHMLYCAAEENCLASSARSANWPYGHRRLLRFSSQIHNLGRADFRPKAGRHSWVWHECHGHYHSMDIFTHYDILTPNGTKVAEGHKASFCLEDTECQEDVSKRYECANFGEQGITVGCWDLYRHDIDCQWIDITDVKPGNYILQVVINPNFEVAESDFTNNAMKCNCKYDGHRIWVHNCHIGDAFSEEANRRFERYPGQTSNQII, via the exons ATGCACCTGACCACTACTGCCATtaacttctttctccttttttcagaCCAGTCACCAAGCTTAAAGCCAAACCCAAAACCCGAATGGGCAGGGGGCCAATTAAGAG ccAGAAAGGACTTTGAAAGAATACTGAGTCTCTTTGAGCTTCAGAGTCCGCTTATCTTGAGCTTCCAAAG GCTGCTGGCCCAGCGGCAGCAACACTCCTTTGGTCTGCATGGGGTGGCGTGCGTGGGCACGGAGGCCCACCTCTCCCTCTGCTCTTTGGAGTTCTATCGAGCCAATGACACCGCCAGGTGCCCGGGGGGGGCACCTGCGGTGGTGAGCTGTGTGCCAAGCCCTCTCTACGCAGCGTCCAGTGGCCAGAAGAAGCAACAGTCGAAGCCTCAGGGGGAG GTCCGAGTGCGCCTAAAGGGAGGAGCCCACCCAGGAGAGGGCCGGGTAGAAGTCCTGAAGGCTGGCACATGGGGCACGGTCTGTGATCGCAAGTGGGACGTGCAAGCAGCCAGCGTGGTGTGTCGGGAGCTAGGCTTCGGGAGTGCTCGAGAGGCTCTGAGTGGTGCCCGCATGGGGCAGG GCATGGGTGCCATCCACTTAAGTGAAGTTAGATGCTCTGGACAGGAGCTCTCTCTCTGGAAGTGCCCCCACAAGAACATCACAGCTGAAGACTGCTCCCATAGCCAAGATGCTGGCGTCCGATGCAACCTGCCCTACACTGGGGTAGAGACCAAG ATCCGACTCAGTGGGGGCCGCAGCCGACATGAAGGGCGAGTTGAAGTGCAAATAGGGGGACCTGGGTCCTTCCACTGGGGCCTCATCTGTGGAGATGACTGGGGAACCCTGGAAGCCATGGTTGCCTGCAGGCAGCTTGGACTGGGCTATGCCAACCACGGCCTGCAG GAGACCTGGTACTGGGATTCAGGGAATGTAACAGAGGTGGTGATGAGTGGAGTGCGCTGCACAGGCACTGAGCTGTCCCTGGACCAATGTGCTCACCATGGCACCCATGTCACCTGCAGGAGGACAGGAAGCCGTTTTACTGCTGGAGTCATTTGTTCTGAAA CCGCCTCCGATCTGCTGTTGCACTCAGCACTGGTGCAGGAGACAGCTTACATCGAGGACCGGCCTCTGCACATGTTGTACTGTGCTGCTGAGGAGAACTGCCTGGCCAGCTCAGCCCGCTCAGCCAACTGGCCTTACGGCCACCGGCGTCTGCTCAGATTCTCCTCCCAGATCCACAACCTGGGACGTGCTGACTTCAGGCCCAAGGCTGGGCGCCACTCCTGGGTGTGGCATGAATGTCATGG GCATTATCACAGTATGGACATCTTCACTCACTACGATATCCTGACCCCCAACGGCACCAAGGTGGCTGAGGGCCACAAAGCTAGTTTCTGTCTAGAAGACACCGAATGTCAGGAGG ATGTCTCCAAGAGGTATGAGTGTGCCAACTTTGGAGAGCAGGGCATCACTGTGGGTTGCTGGGATCTCTACCGGCATGACATCGACTGTCAATGGATTGACATCACAGATGTAAAACCAGGAAACTACATTCTGCAG GTGGTCATCAACCCCAATTTTGAAGTAGCAGAGAGCGACTTCACCAACAACGCCATGAAATGTAACTGCAAATATGACGGGCACCGCATCTGGGTGCACAACTGTCACATCG GGGATGCCTTCAGTGAAGAGGCCAACAGGAGGTTTGAACGCTACCCTGGCCAGACCAGTAACCAGATCATCTAA
- the LOXL3 gene encoding lysyl oxidase homolog 3 isoform X9, which translates to MHLTTTAINFFLLFSDQSPSLKPNPKPEWAGGQLRARKDFERILSLFELQSPLILSFQRLLAQRQQHSFGLHGVACVGTEAHLSLCSLEFYRANDTARCPGGAPAVVSCVPSPLYAASSGQKKQQSKPQGEVRVRLKGGAHPGEGRVEVLKAGTWGTVCDRKWDVQAASVVCRELGFGSAREALSGARMGQGMGAIHLSEVRCSGQELSLWKCPHKNITAEDCSHSQDAGVRCNLPYTGVETKIRLSGGRSRHEGRVEVQIGGPGSFHWGLICGDDWGTLEAMVACRQLGLGYANHGLQETWYWDSGNVTEVVMSGVRCTGTELSLDQCAHHGTHVTCRRTGSRFTAGVICSETASDLLLHSALVQETAYIEDRPLHMLYCAAEENCLASSARSANWPYGHRRLLRFSSQIHNLGRADFRPKAGRHSWVWHECHGHYHSMDIFTHYDILTPNGTKVAEGHKASFCLEDTECQEDVSKRYECANFGEQGITVGCWDLYRHDIDCQWIDITDVKPGNYILQVVINPNFEVAESDFTNNAMKCNCKYDGHRIWVHNCHIGTWWEEKPEGLGAGGKGLHAHLPRLFPGLPTHFWISQSLHFHPPFPTIGLFSYPNHLFTLQGMPSVKRPTGGLNATLARPVTRSSKVPLPSSADHHWPLTAGV; encoded by the exons ATGCACCTGACCACTACTGCCATtaacttctttctccttttttcagaCCAGTCACCAAGCTTAAAGCCAAACCCAAAACCCGAATGGGCAGGGGGCCAATTAAGAG ccAGAAAGGACTTTGAAAGAATACTGAGTCTCTTTGAGCTTCAGAGTCCGCTTATCTTGAGCTTCCAAAG GCTGCTGGCCCAGCGGCAGCAACACTCCTTTGGTCTGCATGGGGTGGCGTGCGTGGGCACGGAGGCCCACCTCTCCCTCTGCTCTTTGGAGTTCTATCGAGCCAATGACACCGCCAGGTGCCCGGGGGGGGCACCTGCGGTGGTGAGCTGTGTGCCAAGCCCTCTCTACGCAGCGTCCAGTGGCCAGAAGAAGCAACAGTCGAAGCCTCAGGGGGAG GTCCGAGTGCGCCTAAAGGGAGGAGCCCACCCAGGAGAGGGCCGGGTAGAAGTCCTGAAGGCTGGCACATGGGGCACGGTCTGTGATCGCAAGTGGGACGTGCAAGCAGCCAGCGTGGTGTGTCGGGAGCTAGGCTTCGGGAGTGCTCGAGAGGCTCTGAGTGGTGCCCGCATGGGGCAGG GCATGGGTGCCATCCACTTAAGTGAAGTTAGATGCTCTGGACAGGAGCTCTCTCTCTGGAAGTGCCCCCACAAGAACATCACAGCTGAAGACTGCTCCCATAGCCAAGATGCTGGCGTCCGATGCAACCTGCCCTACACTGGGGTAGAGACCAAG ATCCGACTCAGTGGGGGCCGCAGCCGACATGAAGGGCGAGTTGAAGTGCAAATAGGGGGACCTGGGTCCTTCCACTGGGGCCTCATCTGTGGAGATGACTGGGGAACCCTGGAAGCCATGGTTGCCTGCAGGCAGCTTGGACTGGGCTATGCCAACCACGGCCTGCAG GAGACCTGGTACTGGGATTCAGGGAATGTAACAGAGGTGGTGATGAGTGGAGTGCGCTGCACAGGCACTGAGCTGTCCCTGGACCAATGTGCTCACCATGGCACCCATGTCACCTGCAGGAGGACAGGAAGCCGTTTTACTGCTGGAGTCATTTGTTCTGAAA CCGCCTCCGATCTGCTGTTGCACTCAGCACTGGTGCAGGAGACAGCTTACATCGAGGACCGGCCTCTGCACATGTTGTACTGTGCTGCTGAGGAGAACTGCCTGGCCAGCTCAGCCCGCTCAGCCAACTGGCCTTACGGCCACCGGCGTCTGCTCAGATTCTCCTCCCAGATCCACAACCTGGGACGTGCTGACTTCAGGCCCAAGGCTGGGCGCCACTCCTGGGTGTGGCATGAATGTCATGG GCATTATCACAGTATGGACATCTTCACTCACTACGATATCCTGACCCCCAACGGCACCAAGGTGGCTGAGGGCCACAAAGCTAGTTTCTGTCTAGAAGACACCGAATGTCAGGAGG ATGTCTCCAAGAGGTATGAGTGTGCCAACTTTGGAGAGCAGGGCATCACTGTGGGTTGCTGGGATCTCTACCGGCATGACATCGACTGTCAATGGATTGACATCACAGATGTAAAACCAGGAAACTACATTCTGCAG GTGGTCATCAACCCCAATTTTGAAGTAGCAGAGAGCGACTTCACCAACAACGCCATGAAATGTAACTGCAAATATGACGGGCACCGCATCTGGGTGCACAACTGTCACATCGGTACCTGGTGGGAAGAGAAGCCAGaaggcctgggggcgggggggaaaggACTTCACGCCCATCTCCCTCGGTTGTTTCCAGGTCTCCCCACCCACTTCTGGATCTCCCAGTCTCTCCACTTCCACCCACCCTTCCCCACAATAGGTCTGTTTTCCTACCCAAACCACCTGTTCACCTTGCAGGGGATGCCTTCAGTGAAGAGGCCAACAGGAGGTTTGAACGCTACCCTGGCCAGACCAGTAACCAGATCATCTAAGGTGCCACTACCTTCCTCTGCAGACCACCACTGGCCCCTAACGGCAGGGGTCTGA